A genomic region of Candidatus Eisenbacteria bacterium contains the following coding sequences:
- a CDS encoding NAD(P)H-dependent oxidoreductase → MTPLKILAISGSLRRLSFNRALTHAAAELAPAGSSVEVADLRGVPVYDEDVNAAGPPEIVQEFKRRIAEADAIFIATPEYNHSVPGVLKNFIDWTSRRPSQPWKGKPVAIAGASNGGFGTVRAQLALRPILACLDARVVENPQVHVSHAEQKVDAEGRLTDEPTREHLARLLAELVSRVPGRRPA, encoded by the coding sequence ATGACGCCGCTGAAGATCCTCGCCATTTCCGGCAGCCTGCGCCGGCTTTCCTTCAACCGCGCCCTCACGCACGCCGCCGCCGAGCTCGCTCCGGCGGGCTCGAGCGTCGAGGTCGCCGACCTGCGCGGCGTGCCGGTGTACGACGAAGACGTGAACGCGGCCGGGCCGCCCGAGATCGTGCAGGAGTTCAAGCGCCGGATCGCCGAGGCCGACGCGATCTTCATCGCCACGCCCGAGTACAACCACAGCGTCCCGGGCGTGCTCAAGAACTTCATTGACTGGACGAGCCGCCGGCCGAGCCAGCCCTGGAAGGGCAAGCCGGTGGCGATCGCCGGTGCGTCCAACGGCGGCTTCGGGACCGTGCGCGCGCAGCTCGCGCTGCGGCCGATCCTCGCCTGCCTCGATGCGCGCGTCGTCGAGAACCCGCAGGTGCACGTCTCGCACGCGGAGCAGAAGGTGGACGCCGAGGGCCGGCTCACCGACGAGCCGACGCGCGAGCACCTGGCGCGGCTGCTCGCGGAACTCGTCTCGCGCGTGCCGGGGCGGCGGCCGGCCTGA
- a CDS encoding inorganic pyrophosphatase, which translates to MTLRPPDDPLRLLSLLFQAHPWHGLSPGPNAPGVVTVYVELVPTDTVKYEIDKRSGILKLDRPQRYSSLSPEPYGFIPRTLCGDTVAAFAARHSGRTGLRGDNDPLDVCVLTERSINHGGLMVRARPIGGLRMFDGEEVDDKIIAVLESDPTYEGWTEIEHCPPVLVDRLQHYFLTYKNMPGARNAPVELAGVYGAETAREVIARAQVDYRARYGDLERMLDEALGAGGDERG; encoded by the coding sequence ATGACGCTCCGCCCGCCCGACGATCCGCTGCGGCTCCTCTCGCTGCTCTTCCAGGCGCACCCCTGGCACGGGCTTTCGCCGGGTCCGAACGCTCCGGGCGTCGTGACCGTGTACGTCGAGCTCGTGCCCACCGACACGGTGAAGTACGAGATCGACAAGCGCAGCGGCATCCTCAAGCTCGACCGGCCGCAGCGCTACTCGAGCCTTTCGCCCGAGCCCTACGGATTCATCCCGCGCACGCTGTGCGGTGACACGGTCGCGGCCTTCGCGGCCCGCCACTCGGGCCGCACGGGACTGCGCGGCGACAACGATCCGCTCGACGTGTGCGTGCTGACCGAACGCTCGATCAACCACGGCGGGCTCATGGTGCGCGCGCGCCCGATCGGCGGCCTGCGCATGTTCGACGGCGAGGAGGTGGACGACAAGATCATCGCCGTGCTGGAGAGCGACCCGACCTACGAGGGCTGGACCGAGATCGAGCACTGCCCCCCGGTGCTGGTGGACCGGCTGCAGCACTACTTCCTCACCTACAAGAACATGCCGGGCGCCCGCAACGCCCCGGTCGAGCTGGCCGGTGTCTACGGCGCCGAAACCGCGCGCGAGGTGATCGCGCGCGCGCAGGTGGACTATCGCGCCAGGTATGGCGACCTCGAGCGCATGCTCGACGAGGCCCTGGGCGCCGGCGGGGACGAACGCGGGTGA
- a CDS encoding FAD-dependent oxidoreductase has protein sequence MTHDVVVLGGGVTGLGVARLAARAGWPVALIERDDLACGASSASSHMLHGGLRYLEHGQFGLVREALAERAAVTRMAPALSHPVRFMVPLARGGRLRPWKLRAGLWLYDVLAGRAGFSARGWATPRAALALEPDLEPRGLLGAGLYSDGVMDDARLAVAVARDAAAHGAEILTRRELIVARPCAEAAGEFVLSVRDRETREERELRCRAIVNATGAWTDATRVFLSRALTPGAPDPRPLLRPSRGTHLVYPALTRGHGVLVTAASDGRAFFVVPFAGRSLVGTTEVETASPPSPDDTEPTPDEIRYLASEVARVLPGAAASRPLAAFAGVRPLLDSGGAVGSASREHRVVTEGPVVTTAGGKYTTFRVMARDTLAAVARLLGREDAPPARDDVPLPAPFAAAGDAGALGAHAAGEEFARSLADTLRRRSTHWLEDDRGLAAAPGVAAGMARRLGWSPEREREEVDRWEADVRAGDERIARALEGLQGGRP, from the coding sequence GTGACGCACGACGTCGTCGTGCTGGGCGGCGGCGTCACCGGGCTCGGGGTGGCGCGGCTTGCCGCGCGCGCCGGCTGGCCGGTGGCGCTGATCGAGCGCGACGACCTCGCCTGCGGCGCGAGCAGCGCCTCGAGCCACATGCTGCACGGCGGTCTGCGCTACCTGGAGCACGGCCAGTTCGGGCTCGTGCGCGAAGCGCTCGCCGAGCGGGCCGCCGTCACGCGCATGGCGCCCGCGCTCTCGCACCCGGTGCGCTTCATGGTCCCGCTCGCCCGCGGCGGACGGCTCCGGCCGTGGAAGCTGCGCGCCGGGCTGTGGCTTTACGACGTGCTCGCGGGGCGGGCGGGCTTCAGCGCGCGCGGCTGGGCGACCCCGCGCGCCGCCCTCGCGCTCGAACCGGACCTCGAGCCGCGCGGACTGCTCGGCGCGGGGCTTTACTCCGACGGGGTCATGGACGACGCGCGCCTGGCGGTCGCGGTCGCCCGCGACGCGGCGGCACACGGCGCCGAAATCCTCACGCGCCGCGAACTCATCGTCGCGCGTCCCTGCGCCGAAGCCGCGGGCGAGTTCGTCCTGTCCGTCCGCGACCGCGAGACGCGCGAGGAGCGCGAGCTTCGCTGCCGCGCGATCGTGAACGCCACCGGGGCCTGGACCGACGCCACGCGCGTCTTTCTCTCGCGGGCGCTCACGCCCGGCGCCCCGGACCCGCGGCCGCTGCTGCGGCCCTCGCGCGGCACGCATCTCGTCTACCCGGCGCTCACCCGGGGCCACGGCGTTCTGGTCACCGCGGCCTCCGACGGCCGTGCGTTCTTCGTCGTGCCCTTCGCCGGCCGCTCGCTCGTCGGCACGACCGAGGTCGAGACCGCGTCGCCGCCATCGCCCGACGACACCGAGCCCACGCCGGACGAGATCCGCTACCTCGCCTCCGAGGTCGCGCGCGTGCTGCCGGGCGCTGCCGCGAGCCGGCCCCTCGCCGCCTTCGCGGGTGTGCGGCCGCTGCTCGATTCGGGCGGCGCCGTCGGCAGCGCCTCGCGCGAGCATCGGGTCGTCACCGAAGGCCCGGTCGTGACGACCGCCGGCGGCAAGTACACGACCTTCCGCGTCATGGCGCGCGACACGCTCGCCGCGGTCGCGCGACTCCTCGGGCGCGAGGACGCGCCGCCGGCGAGGGACGACGTGCCGCTGCCGGCGCCGTTCGCCGCCGCCGGGGATGCCGGCGCGCTCGGCGCGCACGCCGCCGGCGAGGAGTTCGCGCGTTCGCTCGCGGACACGCTGCGCCGCCGCAGCACGCACTGGCTCGAGGACGACCGCGGGCTCGCGGCCGCGCCCGGAGTGGCGGCGGGCATGGCGCGGCGGCTCGGCTGGAGCCCGGAGCGCGAACGCGAGGAGGTGGATCGCTGGGAAGCCGACGTGCGCGCGGGCGACGAGCGCATCGCGCGCGCGCTCGAAGGACTGCAAGGAGGCCGGCCGTGA
- the glpK gene encoding glycerol kinase GlpK, translating into MKERFVLAIDQGTTGTTALVLDRRGTVRGRGYAELPQHFPSPGWVEHDPDEIWASVEAAVPRALAAARVPRTGVAAIGVTNQRETTILWDRRTGEPVARAIVWQDRRTAARCEALQRRHAAAIRRATGLVCDPYFSATKIEWLLAHHARARSLARAGRLAFGNVDAWLVWKMTGGAVHATDPTNASRTMLFGLRSLRWESALLRRFGVPSGALPEVRPSAGDFGATRGLRFLPRGVPVAGVAGDQQAALFGQGCVRAGQSKNTYGTGCFLLLHTGGAPVRSRAGLLTTVACGPRGEAAYALEGSVFIAGAALQWLRDGLGILRNAAESEPLARSVPDSGGVVLVPAFAGLGAPWWRPDVRGALTGITRGTTRAHVARAALESLAFQSLDLVEAMARDAGARLTALQVDGGATRNALLMQMQADLLGVPVRRPRVVETTALGAGLLAGLATGFWRSPRELAAARRLEREFRPRQGAAWRRREVARWRAALSMLLR; encoded by the coding sequence GTGAAGGAAAGGTTCGTGCTCGCGATCGATCAGGGAACCACCGGGACCACCGCGCTCGTGCTCGACCGCCGCGGCACCGTGCGCGGCCGCGGCTACGCCGAGCTGCCGCAGCACTTCCCCTCCCCCGGCTGGGTCGAGCACGACCCCGACGAAATCTGGGCGAGCGTCGAAGCGGCCGTTCCGCGCGCGCTCGCGGCCGCCCGGGTGCCGCGGACGGGCGTCGCCGCGATCGGCGTCACCAACCAGCGCGAGACCACGATCCTGTGGGACCGCCGCACCGGCGAGCCCGTCGCCCGCGCGATCGTCTGGCAGGACCGCCGTACCGCCGCGCGCTGCGAGGCGCTCCAGCGCCGCCACGCCGCGGCGATCCGCCGCGCCACGGGCCTCGTCTGCGATCCCTACTTCTCGGCCACCAAGATCGAGTGGCTGCTCGCGCACCACGCGCGCGCCCGCTCGCTCGCGCGCGCCGGCCGGCTCGCGTTCGGCAACGTGGACGCCTGGCTCGTCTGGAAGATGACCGGGGGCGCGGTGCACGCCACCGACCCGACCAACGCCTCACGCACGATGCTGTTCGGACTGCGCTCGCTGCGCTGGGAGAGCGCGCTGCTGCGCCGCTTCGGCGTGCCCTCGGGAGCGCTGCCCGAGGTGCGGCCGTCCGCGGGCGACTTCGGCGCGACGCGCGGCCTGCGCTTCCTGCCCCGCGGCGTGCCGGTCGCGGGAGTCGCCGGCGACCAGCAGGCGGCGTTGTTCGGACAGGGGTGTGTGCGGGCCGGCCAGTCGAAGAACACCTACGGCACCGGCTGTTTTCTGCTGCTTCACACGGGGGGCGCGCCGGTGCGCTCGCGCGCCGGGCTGCTCACGACGGTGGCCTGCGGGCCGCGCGGCGAGGCCGCGTACGCGCTCGAAGGCAGCGTGTTCATCGCCGGCGCCGCCCTCCAGTGGCTGCGCGACGGCCTCGGCATCCTGCGGAACGCCGCCGAAAGCGAGCCGCTCGCGCGCTCGGTGCCCGACTCGGGCGGGGTCGTGCTGGTGCCGGCGTTCGCCGGGCTCGGCGCGCCGTGGTGGCGCCCGGACGTGCGCGGGGCGCTCACCGGAATCACGCGCGGCACGACGCGCGCCCACGTGGCCCGCGCCGCGCTCGAGTCGCTGGCCTTCCAGAGCCTCGATCTGGTCGAGGCCATGGCCCGCGACGCGGGCGCGCGCCTGACCGCCCTGCAGGTGGACGGCGGCGCGACGCGGAACGCGCTGCTCATGCAGATGCAGGCCGACCTGCTCGGCGTGCCGGTTCGCCGCCCGCGCGTCGTGGAGACGACCGCGCTCGGCGCGGGGCTGCTGGCCGGGCTCGCGACGGGCTTCTGGCGATCGCCCCGCGAACTCGCCGCTGCGCGGCGACTCGAACGCGAGTTCCGTCCGCGCCAGGGCGCCGCCTGGCGCCGCCGTGAGGTCGCGCGCTGGCGCGCGGCGCTCTCGATGCTGTTGCGGTGA
- a CDS encoding VCBS repeat-containing protein, giving the protein MKPVHPSHDLVDRQPTPGAPRRSPAGIVRAIPLALAALALAPLAASAQAFGVAARVDLQTGPGPRWVATGDLNGDGKLDLVTANYSSNTVSVLLGLGGGAFAAKSDFVSGATVNMVAIGDLNGDGKPDLATANYGAATVSVLLGNGAGGFGAKTDIPVGLAPQAIVIADLNGDGRPDLSCANGNSNSVSVLLANGAGGWIRTDYTTASNPIGVTIADADGDGRLDLLSANFYGNSVSLFLGDGAGGFGPRTDYPTGGNPGSVAVEDVNGDGVADLGVATGGNSSVAVMLGDGAGGFGSPTLYLSPSGVFTVLFADVDGDGRADLVSSSGGANLTSVRPGDGAGNFGFRTDYSTGSGGYCSTVTDANGDGRADILVANLFASTVTALFGSGTGGFAPRTDVTTGVGPQAVAIGDLNGDGRPDVAVANSGAATLSVLLGDGAGGLAPKTDFATGVGPRSVASADLNGDGALDLATSNYTANTMSVMLGNGAGGFGPRTDYAATATPNFVALRDINGDGRSDMEVANIGASTVSVFLGTGAGTFGPKIDYPTGGQLTSLAIADLNADGRPDIVTTNIFANSVSVLLADASNTFPTHVEYAVNGRPYSVAIADFNGDGRPDLAVANFDGHNVSILLNAGSGTFAGKVDYPTGLSPQCVRAADLNGDGRLDLAVANGNSSTVSILLGTGTGTFGPKTDIVSGSNGQDLAIGDLNGDGRPDVVSTKQFTNNVAVFLGAPFTTTALTVSPSPCVLGAPMTLDAAVSVVAPGSGTPADSVRFFDGTTLLGTAPVFAGHAGLVLFAPRVGPRSFSARYKGDGRVLGSFATPAAVRVVASAAPAIAGISDVGGDQGRALRLRFRASGFDYLGSARPIARYDVFRRIEPGLAPAAIAKPAAAAAASASAARLAELAAAGWEQIGSVAARTDTAYNLVVPTLADSNAGGLHRAAFFVSAATLTPGIYYDSAPDSGYSVDNLPPAPPAPFTASFSAGVTALHWGANTESDLWYYRLYRGSSSGFTPGPGNLVATRSDTAYADPGPPGGYYKLSAVDVNGNESGYALVTPAGTTGVEGGAAPAFALEGPTANPLTGGRLDIAFALPDGAPARLELLDVAGRRLATREVGALGAGRHVARLGEGHAVAPGLYFVRLSRGEAFRIARVSVLD; this is encoded by the coding sequence ATGAAACCTGTTCATCCGTCACACGATCTTGTGGACCGCCAGCCGACGCCGGGCGCCCCCCGGAGATCGCCGGCCGGCATCGTGCGCGCGATCCCTCTCGCTCTCGCGGCCCTCGCCCTCGCGCCGCTCGCCGCCTCCGCGCAGGCCTTTGGCGTCGCGGCGCGCGTGGACCTGCAGACCGGTCCCGGGCCGCGCTGGGTCGCGACCGGCGATCTGAACGGCGACGGAAAGCTCGACCTCGTCACCGCGAACTACAGCTCCAACACCGTCTCGGTTCTGCTCGGACTGGGGGGCGGCGCCTTCGCGGCCAAATCGGACTTCGTCTCGGGCGCGACCGTGAACATGGTGGCGATCGGCGATCTGAACGGCGACGGCAAGCCCGACCTCGCGACGGCCAACTACGGCGCGGCCACCGTCTCGGTGCTGCTCGGCAACGGCGCCGGCGGTTTCGGCGCGAAGACCGACATCCCGGTCGGGCTCGCGCCGCAGGCGATCGTCATCGCCGACCTGAACGGCGATGGGCGACCGGACCTCTCGTGCGCGAACGGCAACTCGAACAGCGTCTCGGTCCTGCTGGCGAACGGCGCGGGTGGCTGGATCCGGACCGACTACACGACCGCCTCCAACCCGATCGGGGTGACGATCGCGGACGCCGACGGCGACGGCCGGCTCGACCTGCTGTCGGCCAACTTCTACGGCAACTCGGTCTCGCTGTTCCTCGGCGACGGGGCGGGCGGCTTCGGGCCGCGGACGGACTATCCGACCGGCGGAAATCCCGGATCGGTCGCGGTCGAAGACGTGAACGGCGACGGTGTCGCGGACCTGGGCGTCGCGACAGGGGGCAACTCGAGCGTCGCGGTCATGCTCGGCGATGGCGCCGGCGGTTTCGGATCGCCGACGCTCTACCTCAGCCCCTCCGGGGTGTTCACGGTGCTGTTCGCCGACGTGGACGGCGACGGCCGCGCCGATCTCGTCTCGTCGTCCGGCGGCGCGAATCTCACGTCCGTGCGTCCGGGAGACGGCGCCGGCAACTTCGGGTTCCGGACGGACTACTCGACCGGCAGTGGCGGCTACTGTTCCACCGTCACCGACGCCAACGGGGACGGCCGCGCCGACATCCTGGTCGCCAATCTGTTCGCCTCGACGGTGACGGCGCTGTTCGGCAGCGGGACGGGAGGTTTCGCGCCACGGACCGACGTCACGACCGGGGTGGGCCCGCAGGCGGTCGCGATCGGAGACCTGAACGGCGACGGCCGGCCGGACGTCGCGGTCGCGAACAGCGGCGCCGCCACGCTCTCGGTGCTGCTGGGGGACGGCGCGGGAGGTCTTGCGCCGAAGACCGATTTCGCGACCGGTGTTGGGCCGCGGTCGGTGGCGTCGGCGGACCTCAACGGCGACGGTGCGTTGGATCTCGCCACGAGCAACTACACCGCCAACACGATGTCGGTGATGCTCGGCAACGGCGCGGGCGGCTTCGGTCCCCGAACGGACTACGCCGCGACCGCCACGCCGAACTTCGTCGCGCTTCGGGACATCAACGGCGACGGCAGGTCCGACATGGAGGTCGCGAACATCGGAGCGAGCACTGTTTCGGTCTTTCTCGGAACCGGCGCCGGCACGTTCGGGCCGAAGATCGATTATCCGACCGGAGGGCAGTTGACCTCGCTCGCGATCGCCGACCTGAACGCCGACGGCCGGCCGGACATCGTGACGACGAACATCTTCGCCAACTCGGTCTCGGTCCTGCTCGCCGATGCCTCGAACACCTTCCCGACTCATGTCGAGTACGCGGTGAACGGACGGCCCTACTCGGTGGCGATCGCCGACTTCAACGGCGACGGCCGGCCCGACCTGGCGGTCGCGAACTTCGACGGTCACAACGTGTCCATCCTGCTCAACGCCGGGAGTGGCACGTTCGCCGGCAAGGTGGACTACCCGACGGGATTGTCACCCCAGTGCGTTCGCGCCGCGGACCTGAACGGCGACGGCCGGCTGGACCTCGCGGTCGCGAACGGCAATTCGAGCACCGTTTCGATCCTGCTCGGGACGGGCACGGGCACGTTCGGTCCGAAGACGGACATCGTCTCGGGAAGCAACGGGCAGGATCTGGCGATCGGCGACCTGAACGGCGACGGCCGGCCCGATGTGGTTTCGACGAAGCAGTTCACGAACAACGTCGCGGTCTTCCTCGGCGCGCCGTTCACCACCACCGCGCTCACCGTGAGCCCCAGCCCGTGCGTGCTCGGAGCGCCGATGACGCTCGACGCGGCGGTCTCGGTCGTGGCCCCCGGCTCGGGTACGCCCGCCGACTCGGTGCGGTTCTTCGACGGGACGACGCTGCTCGGCACGGCGCCGGTCTTCGCGGGCCACGCGGGGCTGGTGTTGTTCGCGCCGCGCGTCGGCCCGCGCAGTTTCTCGGCCCGCTACAAGGGCGACGGCCGCGTACTCGGCAGCTTCGCGACGCCCGCGGCCGTCCGCGTGGTCGCCTCGGCCGCCCCCGCGATCGCGGGCATCTCCGACGTCGGCGGCGACCAGGGCCGCGCGCTGCGGCTGCGCTTCCGTGCGAGCGGCTTCGACTATCTCGGTTCCGCCCGCCCGATCGCGCGCTACGACGTCTTCCGGCGTATCGAGCCCGGGCTCGCGCCGGCGGCGATCGCGAAGCCGGCGGCGGCCGCCGCGGCCTCGGCGTCCGCGGCCCGGCTCGCGGAGCTCGCCGCGGCGGGCTGGGAGCAGATCGGCAGCGTCGCGGCCCGCACCGACACGGCGTACAACCTCGTGGTGCCGACCCTGGCCGATTCGAACGCCGGCGGCCTGCATCGCGCGGCGTTCTTCGTCAGCGCGGCGACCCTGACGCCGGGCATCTACTACGATTCGGCGCCCGACTCGGGCTACTCGGTGGACAACCTTCCGCCCGCGCCGCCGGCGCCCTTCACCGCGTCGTTCTCCGCCGGCGTCACCGCGCTGCACTGGGGCGCGAACACGGAGTCCGACCTCTGGTATTACCGGCTCTACCGCGGCAGCTCGTCCGGTTTCACGCCCGGGCCCGGCAACCTCGTGGCGACCCGCAGCGACACCGCGTACGCCGATCCCGGTCCGCCGGGCGGCTACTACAAGTTGTCGGCCGTGGACGTGAACGGCAACGAGAGCGGCTACGCGCTCGTCACGCCCGCGGGCACCACGGGAGTGGAGGGCGGCGCCGCGCCGGCTTTCGCGCTCGAGGGACCGACGGCGAACCCGCTGACCGGTGGCCGGCTCGACATCGCGTTCGCGCTGCCCGACGGGGCGCCCGCGCGGCTCGAGCTGCTCGACGTGGCCGGCCGGCGCCTCGCCACGCGCGAGGTGGGCGCGCTCGGCGCGGGGCGGCACGTCGCGCGGCTGGGCGAGGGCCACGCCGTCGCGCCGGGGCTCTACTTCGTGCGGCTGTCGCGCGGGGAGGCGTTCCGGATCGCGCGAGTCAGCGTGCTCGACTAG
- a CDS encoding T9SS type A sorting domain-containing protein, whose protein sequence is MGAWRVISAGSGDTSRRFPSHEHRSPFADAPTTRCPMARRPLPATPRHGARSASVAPRLDRFLPGHAHRNVARMARGIALFLVLLTGTPTSGLAAPGDLDGAFAGILDPTVGQNVMCHAVAPDGKIVLAGTSGSSIVVCRRLPNGEPDVSFGGDGTVSVTHPDGPVSARSVAVQSDGKIVVAGQGNYDGYRDFLVVRLLSFGALDPGFSGNGFASAWISQAANYARKVLIQPDGKIVVAGSALVQGDYDFAAARFNYDGTPDASFSGDGKTSVGGFQAFGGNDECYDAVLQADGKLVMVGGSVGYSLLDEDFALARLNMDGSLDGSFDGDGRLKTGFGDFYDRALAVAIQPSDQRIVVVGQGSSLGEAGRAARYYSSDGSLDGSFDGDGKMNLPLIAHDVDINTAGKIAIIGIDPGKDARALRLNNNGTPDPEWQEDGDVFVDEDIFEPPSLSLLADGRVLTVVPKEGDCRLRQWWANGVLESGGTQVAAFDDVTFPRGSHEVALDAAVLSDGKIVLAGTVSTPQFTESDFALTRFRSNGILDNSFGVHGRVALSLGDFDYARAMAVQPDGRIVVAGYTGTGSAVNFMIARFHSNGSLDNSFGFGGFNALDFAGGADYGWAIALQPDGRILVAGTVFNGVRNVFGVARFGSDGTLDRSFDLDGKQFYEFSVGPTHWASAMVVQASGRIVVGGHVGGDFALVAFTPAGGVDSNFGTFGRTIRNLGGDDYLEALAIAPNGWIYGVGSRFIGGNGDWAIARWTANAGLVPCNPTCPWTTAFRDFGATSGWAEAIDFRGDGNFVVGGTAGSNAHWAQFTPGSTAPVVAGFATFPGLATNGTAVRFAGANRVVLAGSHGFQGDNNMIVSKFETTLNATVSVDEPMPIAATLRMAAPYPNPLIGRSTISFELPQTRTVRLAIHDVSGRRVRLLQDGELVAGAHQRLWDGTDDQGRSVAAGVYFARLDAGSEQASASLVVIR, encoded by the coding sequence ATGGGCGCGTGGCGGGTGATTTCCGCGGGGTCGGGTGACACCTCCCGGAGATTTCCGTCGCATGAGCATCGAAGCCCGTTCGCCGACGCTCCAACCACGAGGTGTCCCATGGCTCGCCGCCCGTTGCCCGCCACGCCCAGACACGGCGCTCGGAGCGCTTCCGTCGCCCCGAGACTCGACCGCTTCCTCCCCGGTCATGCGCATCGCAATGTCGCCCGCATGGCCCGCGGCATCGCCCTGTTCCTCGTTCTCCTGACCGGGACGCCCACGTCGGGGCTGGCCGCGCCCGGGGATCTCGACGGGGCATTCGCGGGCATCCTCGACCCGACCGTCGGTCAGAACGTCATGTGTCATGCGGTGGCACCGGACGGGAAGATCGTCCTGGCGGGAACCTCCGGCAGCTCGATCGTGGTTTGTCGCCGCCTGCCCAATGGTGAACCGGACGTCAGCTTCGGGGGCGATGGCACGGTCAGTGTCACGCATCCGGACGGGCCGGTATCCGCTCGCAGCGTCGCGGTTCAAAGCGACGGCAAGATCGTCGTGGCTGGACAGGGCAACTATGACGGCTACAGGGACTTCCTGGTGGTTCGGCTTCTGAGCTTCGGAGCGCTCGACCCTGGCTTCAGCGGGAACGGCTTTGCTTCCGCGTGGATATCGCAGGCCGCGAACTACGCCCGAAAGGTGTTGATCCAGCCCGATGGCAAGATCGTCGTCGCCGGTTCGGCCCTTGTCCAGGGCGACTACGATTTCGCGGCGGCGAGGTTCAATTACGATGGAACGCCCGACGCGAGCTTCAGCGGCGACGGAAAGACGAGCGTCGGCGGATTCCAGGCGTTCGGTGGGAACGATGAGTGCTACGACGCGGTTCTTCAGGCCGACGGCAAGCTGGTCATGGTGGGCGGCTCGGTCGGCTACTCGCTGCTCGATGAGGACTTCGCTCTGGCTCGGCTCAATATGGACGGCTCGCTCGACGGCAGTTTCGACGGCGACGGCAGGTTGAAGACGGGCTTCGGCGACTTCTACGACCGGGCTCTTGCCGTGGCGATTCAACCGTCGGATCAGCGCATCGTCGTCGTGGGCCAGGGGAGTTCCCTGGGCGAAGCAGGACGTGCCGCGCGGTACTACAGCTCGGATGGCTCACTCGACGGGTCTTTCGACGGTGACGGCAAGATGAACCTGCCGCTGATCGCCCACGACGTGGACATCAACACGGCGGGAAAGATTGCAATCATCGGGATCGACCCCGGCAAGGATGCGCGCGCTCTGCGCTTGAATAACAACGGCACTCCCGACCCGGAGTGGCAGGAAGACGGAGACGTCTTCGTCGACGAGGATATCTTCGAGCCTCCTTCGTTGTCGCTGCTTGCCGACGGCCGCGTCCTCACGGTCGTGCCGAAGGAGGGCGATTGCCGGCTTCGGCAATGGTGGGCGAACGGGGTGCTCGAAAGTGGCGGCACGCAGGTTGCGGCGTTCGACGACGTGACGTTTCCGCGCGGCTCCCATGAAGTCGCGCTCGACGCCGCGGTCCTGTCCGATGGAAAGATCGTCCTTGCCGGGACCGTTTCGACCCCCCAGTTCACGGAGTCCGACTTCGCGCTGACACGTTTCCGCTCGAACGGCATCCTCGACAACTCTTTCGGGGTCCACGGGCGGGTCGCACTCTCACTCGGCGACTTCGACTACGCCCGCGCGATGGCGGTCCAGCCCGACGGCAGGATCGTCGTCGCCGGTTACACCGGAACCGGCAGCGCCGTGAACTTCATGATCGCCCGCTTCCACTCCAACGGCAGCCTCGACAATTCATTCGGTTTCGGCGGATTCAACGCGCTGGACTTCGCCGGCGGAGCCGACTACGGCTGGGCGATCGCGTTGCAGCCGGACGGCAGGATCCTGGTGGCGGGAACGGTCTTCAACGGAGTGCGCAACGTCTTCGGCGTGGCCCGCTTCGGCAGCGACGGCACGCTCGACCGCTCCTTCGACCTCGATGGCAAGCAGTTCTACGAGTTCTCGGTCGGACCCACCCACTGGGCGTCCGCGATGGTCGTGCAGGCGAGTGGGCGGATCGTCGTGGGCGGGCACGTCGGCGGCGATTTCGCCCTCGTGGCATTCACCCCGGCGGGCGGCGTGGATTCGAACTTCGGCACCTTCGGCAGGACGATCCGAAACCTCGGTGGGGACGACTACCTCGAGGCGCTGGCGATCGCGCCGAATGGTTGGATCTACGGGGTGGGATCGCGCTTCATCGGCGGGAACGGCGACTGGGCGATCGCCCGGTGGACGGCGAATGCCGGCCTCGTCCCGTGCAACCCGACCTGTCCTTGGACGACCGCGTTCCGGGACTTCGGCGCCACTTCGGGCTGGGCCGAAGCGATCGACTTCAGAGGCGACGGCAATTTCGTCGTGGGGGGCACCGCAGGGTCCAATGCTCACTGGGCGCAGTTCACCCCAGGCAGCACGGCGCCGGTGGTCGCCGGCTTCGCGACGTTCCCCGGCCTCGCGACCAACGGGACCGCCGTGCGCTTCGCCGGCGCGAACCGTGTCGTGCTCGCAGGGTCGCACGGCTTTCAGGGCGACAACAACATGATCGTGAGCAAGTTCGAGACGACGCTCAACGCGACGGTCTCCGTGGACGAGCCCATGCCGATCGCCGCCACCCTCCGGATGGCGGCGCCGTACCCCAATCCGCTCATCGGCCGTTCGACGATCAGCTTCGAGTTGCCCCAAACCCGGACGGTGCGGCTGGCGATTCACGACGTGTCCGGGCGCCGGGTGCGGTTGCTTCAGGATGGGGAGCTTGTCGCGGGAGCGCACCAGCGCCTCTGGGACGGCACCGACGACCAGGGACGCTCCGTTGCCGCGGGTGTCTACTTCGCACGGCTCGACGCGGGCTCGGAGCAGGCGTCCGCGTCGCTCGTCGTGATCCGGTGA